One Diospyros lotus cultivar Yz01 chromosome 1, ASM1463336v1, whole genome shotgun sequence genomic window carries:
- the LOC127800754 gene encoding uncharacterized protein LOC127800754 — protein sequence MEGVSTRVYRGLKGYWRRRGYEKLNGGGRRRKTRVELARAGGGSSRRRRFWRIKITPKLRFSFSFSPKKLLIGLRDAYVNFMLRIANSPVISTGYGGGFDDSVSGFGRRPIKEYDERMIVEIYKSLLAAQGQLVPLDAANLGSQIVH from the coding sequence ATGGAAGGGGTATCGACGAGGGTGTATAGAGGCCTGAAGGGGTACTGGCGGCGGAGAGGCTACGAGAAGCTTAATGGCGGCGGCCGGCGGCGGAAGACCCGGGTGGAGCTGGCCCGGGCAGGCGGAGGCTCTAGCCGGAGGCGGCGCTTCTGGAGAATAAAGATCACTCCCAAGCTCcgcttctccttctccttctccccgAAGAAGCTGCTTATCGGCCTCCGCGACGCCTACGTTAACTTCATGCTCCGGATCGCTAACTCCCCCGTGATTAGCACCGGCTACGGCGGCGGGTTTGACGACTCCGTTTCCGGATTTGGGAGGCGGCCGATTAAGGAGTATGATGAGCGGATGATCGTCGAGATCTACAAGTCCTTGCTGGCGGCGCAGGGCCAATTGGTGCCCCTCGACGCTGCCAATCTCGGCTCCCAGATAGTTCACTGA